ATCCCCGCGAATCAACCTTTTTTCAAAACCATCGCTCAGGGTTACATTGATCCAAAGTACAGCTGGATTATCGCCGGAGTGGTGATCTTATTTCTAATATTCAACATGTTCCGCAGCCGAAGGAAGAAGCGTGAGTATGGCTTCGAGCAGTCCAGCTTCGCCATGGATCTGTCGATGACCTTCTTCTTCTCTTTACTCGTGGCTTTGTATGTGTACATCGTCAATAAGTACCAGGGTTTTCAAATCCCTGTCCTGTTGCTGGCAATCGCCGCCGTCATTCTGGCTTACGTTTCCAACAACTCGCGATTCGGACGGTATGCCTATGCAATCGGCGGCAACCGCGAAGCGGCCCGGCTTTCCGGCATCAACATCCGCAAAAACGTGTTTCAGGTTTTTGTGTTGATGGGTTTTCTGACCGGTGTGGCCGGCATCGTGCTGGCTTCGTACGTCGGCTACGGCACGATTGCCGCAGGTGAAGGCTACGAATTGGATGCCATCGCAGCCGCCATCCTTGGCGGCACCTCCCCCCTGGGTGGTGAGGGCACGATATTCGGCGCCCTGGTCGGCGCGTTGATCATGTCCAGCCTGACCAACGGCCTGCAAATCATGAACGTAGCCCCTGGATGGCAGCAGCTGGTTAAGGGTCTCGTGCTCGTTCTAGCGGTATTCGCGGATGCGAGGCTGAAAAGGAACCGCTAGGCCGTTCAAGATATTGATTGGGTAACAGAAGAGCTTCCCTCTAGAGAGCGACTCCGCGTCTGGCCTTGAACGCGGAGTCGCTGTATTT
The window above is part of the Anaerolineales bacterium genome. Proteins encoded here:
- a CDS encoding sugar ABC transporter permease — protein: MNLPNELVQQFRRNIQTYSIIIALIVIWGFFGVLSEGAYLQPQNFSNLFRQMTVTSFLAIGMVLVIVTGNIDLSVGKAAGFISVMVAHHQYRVWHALIPDQPLLAAALSVVLGIGLGILWGIIQGYIISYQGIPAFIVTLGGLFVMRGAILLRTEGKTIPANQPFFKTIAQGYIDPKYSWIIAGVVILFLIFNMFRSRRKKREYGFEQSSFAMDLSMTFFFSLLVALYVYIVNKYQGFQIPVLLLAIAAVILAYVSNNSRFGRYAYAIGGNREAARLSGINIRKNVFQVFVLMGFLTGVAGIVLASYVGYGTIAAGEGYELDAIAAAILGGTSPLGGEGTIFGALVGALIMSSLTNGLQIMNVAPGWQQLVKGLVLVLAVFADARLKRNR